CCGGTTACTTTGCCTTGTGCATTGGTAACAGGAAGATAACTCACCGGGAATTGTTTTGATTTGATAAGCCGCAGCAGTTCCACCACCGAAGCCTCTTCGCTCACAAACACCGGGTTGCGGTTCATGAGTTCGCTGTCGCTGAGCTGGTGCAGGTTGTGTACGTTGCGCAGAATGGCTTTGCGCACATCGGCGTTGCTCACAATGCCTTCGAGTATGCCATCGGCAGTGGTGCAGATGGTAAAGCCCATCTGCCAGTCTTCAATAGTTTGCAGCAACTGCTGAAAGCTGCGGCTGCCGGGCGGCGAAAGCGGAATTTCGTCGGTATTGAGCATGAAATCCTTCACCAGAAAGTGCGATTCATGCTCAAGTGTTTTGAGCGAAAGCAGCGCCATGCCCACACTCGGCCCTTTAAACAAAAACGAGCCCGACACCGAGGCATACACGCCCATGTTGCGCAGAATGAACGATACTTCGCCGTTCACACCACCATCCACATGAATGCGCTTGGCCGGATGGCGGCGACGGAACGCGCGTATTTTGCGGAAAATATCTTTGTTGAAGGCCCCGCCGCTTTTGCCCGGAATGGTGGCCATCATCAGAATAAAATCGTAATCGTCTTTCACCGCATCAAACACCTCAATTTCACTTGCGGCCGTAATGGCCAGCCCAAAGCGGGTGTGTGAAGCATGCGGCGGTTTTATGCCGCGCAGCGAGGCCGGAATATGCAGCGGCCCCGGCAGGTTTTCATGCTGAAAGGTGACAAACTCCACCGGCGTGGCTTCTAGCAGCGGGAAGTACTTTTCCGGCTCGGAGGTGATGATGTGCAGATCAACCGGCGTGGATGAAATTTCGCGGATGCGGCGTATATCGTCAAACACGCGCACCTCGTCGTTGCAGTCCACATGGAAAAGTTCAATGCGGTGTGCATCGAGTGTGCGGATCACCTCGTCGAGCGGATCTTGTGTGGAATAAATGGAGGCAGAAATTTTCATACAGCCGGGTGGCAGAATACCGGTGCAAAAGTACGGAGTTTTCGGGGAGGGAATGAAAAAGCGGCACATCGTGAATGGTGATGTGCCGCTTTGCGAAAAATCAGTCGCGTTTGCTGAGGTCGATGCCGCCGGTGTTTCCGGGCGGGGGCGGGGGAGGCGGAGTGTTTTGGGGGTTGGCGGGGGGAGCCCAGTTTTGCTGCGGTTGCGCCGGAGGCTGGTTCCAGTTTTGCTGCTGCGGATTTTGCCACGCGTTGGGGTTTTGCTGCGGCTGGTTCCAGTTCTGTTGCGGCTGCCCCCAGTTCTGGCCGTACTGCGCATCAATGTGTGCAAACTGTTCCCACGGGCCGCTGCGCTCGAGTTCGCTTTTTATTTCGGCCAGTTTAACCCAGTAAATAATGCGCATAACCAAACTGGCAAGTGCGCCCAGCGCACCAATAACCGGAATAATACCACTGAAGCTAAGTATGCACGACCAGAGGCCAAGCTGATAAAGCGGGCGGTCTTCTTTCAGTTGCAGTCCGCGACGGCGGTATTCGGCAGCTACAGAATCGGCAATGTGTGATACAAACAGAAACTGCCACACCAGATTAAACAGCGGAATAAGCAACAGCCAGCCGCCGCCTGGGCTCATGCGCCGGTTGTGCGGAGCAATAAGTTTCATGGTGCGCGATACGGTGAGTGCGAAGAAAATAAAAGGAATAAGGGCAACAGCTATCGCCACAAGGAATATCACAATCATCAAGGCGGCTTCGCCGCCCCGGAACTGAAGCATAATTTCAGGGGTAAACATATTTATCTT
This DNA window, taken from Bacteroidota bacterium, encodes the following:
- a CDS encoding CBS domain-containing protein; translation: MKISASIYSTQDPLDEVIRTLDAHRIELFHVDCNDEVRVFDDIRRIREISSTPVDLHIITSEPEKYFPLLEATPVEFVTFQHENLPGPLHIPASLRGIKPPHASHTRFGLAITAASEIEVFDAVKDDYDFILMMATIPGKSGGAFNKDIFRKIRAFRRRHPAKRIHVDGGVNGEVSFILRNMGVYASVSGSFLFKGPSVGMALLSLKTLEHESHFLVKDFMLNTDEIPLSPPGSRSFQQLLQTIEDWQMGFTICTTADGILEGIVSNADVRKAILRNVHNLHQLSDSELMNRNPVFVSEEASVVELLRLIKSKQFPVSYLPVTNAQGKVTGALTFFNLVKGEA